The Aedes albopictus strain Foshan chromosome 2, AalbF5, whole genome shotgun sequence region TGAATTTTATGTAATCTGCCGTCTCTTTCCTGTCGCTGCAGCACTGCGCTCTGCTATAATTTCGCTACCTCTCAGAATCATTACATTTTTCTCCTCATTGTTCATTCAACACTCGCTAATATTTGGCCTGTGAAGTTCTGGGGGTGATTTCATTCTCTCTGTCTCTCCGGTTTTCTCGAAATTTGTGTTGCAGAACACGCTTGCAGTTTTACTCTCGCTTGCTCCTATAATTTATACAGTGTTTGTATAGGATAATTTCCTCCTACGTAATATATTACGCTGTTTCATTGCCTAAATTCAGCAAATCACTTCTAACCGGTGTGAAGTATACAAGAACTCTATCAAACTCAAGATTGCTGGCGGAAATAAATATCATTTTGCATGCGTGTGTTTGTGACTTTCACGAAGGGTACAGCTACGCAGTACTAGAACTAGAAACGAAACGAGTGACGAAAAACAGAAAAAAGAACAATATACATGCGCGGCATTGTGGCCGAATTGCAAACGGAAGGGAATTCTAATGGAACTTTGTGTCCAACATTCTAGAGTTTGAAGCAAATGTGGCGTAATTGCACGACAGCAGTTTGTTCTGCAGTACTAGATCATGTCGGAGGCGGTGTGAAAACGGAAGAAAACTCTCGTTTAAAATCAATGCTTCCATACTTTACTGTTTACTGGACTCTTTCTGTGTCTAAAAATATACATGATTTAATTCTCTGGTACGTAATCCTATTAATGGCACACAAACTATGTTttacctagttttttttttcttcaggttTCTCTTATAATTGTTTGTTGTTGAGAGTTTACTCCATTCTAGGGTTGTTGCACTGCTCAATTTGAACCTATTACCTAAAGAATAAAAGTCGCGTAGATCTTCTCGATTCTCTCATTCTCGCGCGCTCACTCTTGCAAGCAACTAAGGGATTTTGCACCGCGATGTTCGGCCCAAAGTAGGCCTCGGCAACACTCCCCAACAAGGAAATCTCTCTCGTTTCCGAATGATATGTGGATTTGATCAGAGAGGGCGTTGCCACGCGGCTCGAATCCCATCCAGATACTTCCTTTTTCTTCTAAGCTTATGAGTATCATATTGATTCTTGTTGTTTTCTAACTGACACGATTGGCGGCCGTACTAGATCTAGCAATCTAGTGCGTCCCATACCATCGTCCGTTATCTTCATTCTTGTGAAATCCGTTTCCTATTCATGTTAATGTTTTTATCCCAGTGGGAAATGATTGTGACGCACTTTGAAAGGCTTTTTTGCACTAGAGTAGAGTCAGGTTAGGTAGGTTAAGTGCGAGACGCTTCATGTTTCCGTTTCTCTGAATTGTGTAACTGTAAATAATGACTATCTCTCTTGGCACCCTACGATCGCGAGTGACGTACTAGAATCGGCAATAGTTTTCTGACAGGTTTGAACGAATAACacgtgcaagttttttttttttttgttccaggGCAGGTTTTGAACCTTCAACTGCTTTCGAGTctgctgcaggatttcctctCACTTGCTCGCACACAATGTTTTCTTACGACACACATACACGCACGTGTTTTCTGGTTTTCTTATTTGTATTTGTTGACATTCTGGTACATCAAACATATCTCACATGTAAACAGATAAGTAATACACAAATGTAATCCTCGAGAATGACACTAGTTTGCACACTACCGTTTTGGGTTTTGTTTCTGAGTTTGTTTAACCTAAAAAGAACACAGCAACACTTATTGTTGTGAAACACCACATTCATGTCGAGGGAATGGGAGTTCCCCCAGCTTTCTTCAGTACGTCTTCTTGATTTTACTCTTCCATTCAATTTTGCATCGCTATGCAATACTAATTATGCTACAATTATATCAGATTTCAGCGTAGTAATTCTGGTACGCTTTGTATCGTCGCCAATCTAGTACTTCTTTTCTTTTGCTCTATATCAAAAAATTGACTGATGGAACTGTTAGGTTTCACCGTTTTACCTGGAAAACTGGTTCATTCTGGTTGAGTAGatcctgtcctgtgtacttttcttcatgtaaatcaatagtattgcACTTAtccaaatgaaaaatgaaaactaAAACGATACACAATTATGCTAAGAAACTAACTTTGAAAAGAAAACATGTTTGGCCCCGATGTCACAGTCAGTGATTGAGAACGCAAAAAGCGCGATCGTCAGTATTTTCAATGTGAAAAGCGAAAATCATGGAACGCGATCGTCGTTTTCGCGTTTTCAACCTCAGTGGACTGGGGACTTTCTATATGTACAATTGTAAGATAAATGTATTAGCTTGTGGCTGTGCTTCGATTATATCTGAGGAAACGGCATTGACGTagttagaatgttttcaaataaatttctcgAGCCATTTTCGGAGGAGTTTTTGGTAAATTGAATTGCGGAGCTCCTACGAAATACGGAATACCTACGACTAAACCCGTCAATCGTCACTTTTGGCCGTAGAACATGTTCTGTTGAAGTTTGTAGCCCTGAATTTCGGTAGTTAGGGTTTATTTGACAACAATAAGCTCAGCTTGATTAATGAAAGTCTTTCACTTAATGGGCTAGAAGCTAAGTTTAAAATTCATGCTCCTCTCTATTAGTGCAGATAATCGCTGAAGAACTCGAGAAACGGTggttataaaaccctaaaagaCAATATTTGACCACTACGgacaaaaatagaataaaaatacaaaaatatcaagaggaatttctagaccaGAAGCACTCAAAGAATCACTTTCTAGTAAATAAATGAAAGAAGCATTTATGGTGCAACAAACGaaggatttcttttaggaattccaaaTTCGAAAGTAATGAAAATCATAGTTGAAAGATGCCAACGAATTGCAGCCATAACTATCCCATGATCAATAAGGTTTTCAAAGAAAATGGGTCAAATACAGCTTAGAATGGCAGATATAAACAATCGAAAATAAGCCACACGCCAAAACGGTACTTAACGCAAAAGAAACTCGTTTTATGCACAATAAGTTAAGATGTCGCTGTTTCAGAACACTTTCTCTTACAGTCTATTCACACAATCAATGCATTCATTACCTTAAAAAATACTCATACTCATACATATACAATTACGCATTCTCgcctaaacaaaacaaaaaacaaatgtcgaaaagaaatctcttcagaatcTGAATCTTCTAACGATCTTTGTGAGTCGGGATGCAGTACCGACAATCCTTCGCCCACCTACTCCGTTCAGtaatgttgctgttgctgctgatgctgctgttgCTGATGCATATGACCCATTGCTCCAACGGGCGACGGCGAATGGTGATGACCGCCCCCGCTATGATTACTATGGTTACTGTTATTGTTGTTGTACGGCGACGTGGATTGGCTCGGATAACCACCGACACTGCTATGATTACTGTTGTTGCTATTACTATTGACACTCGCGCTGTGGTAGAAAGGATGGAGATGCTGCGACGAGGTTGctcgttgctgttgctgctgttgttgctgctgctgatgcagCTTCCTACTGTAGTCAGCGTCACTGCCATTCCCGCCCATCTGAATCTGGTTCGAGTTGTCGTCCAGATAGgaacactgctgctgctgttggtgatgatgatgactaCCGTTGGACATTAGTGCACTAGATCCTCCCCCGCCGCTACCACCACCGCCCTTCGAGGGCTATGTGGCCCATCCCTCGGATATTCTGGGTCTTTTATGGGCACTGCTGGCGCCAACCGGGGAGTCGTAGTCGGGCAGGTGGCCACCGCCGCCGATGTGTCTGATGTCCACGGGCGAGGGTGCGTTGGTAGGTGTGACCGAGCCTGCGAACAGAGGGGAACCTAGGATTACTTTCATTTGATCCGTTCTTTGAGGGGGATAATGGACATTAcgattattttaattatttagcTTTGTtaccgagattttcagccctcggctgattTATCAAGCTACAATATAATATTCCGATTCAGTTCTGAAATTCTTAACTCTTTCTTCATGTACAGTGATACTTTCGTTTAGCTAAAATATTTTAGACTTACAAATTTACGTTCCTTGTAAAGCAAGAAGGATATCACCCGATAAATTGACGATTTTGAAGCAAGTCCAAATGGTGATGGATATAGGCATCTGCCGCCGTTCAccttcctcgtggaatttctcaaggttttttttttcagaaattcctccccgaattcctctggagatttcaccagggatttctccaagagttcttccagagattgctccaagaggtcattcaggaattcctccagggattatgccaggaatttgtccagaagttcctcctggcatttctccaggattcagggatttctcaaagaattccttaaaggatttcttcagaaatttctctaagatttcctgcaggaattcctccaaaaaaatttctagagatttctcagaattcttccaggaatttctccagaagttcctccaaagaattctccttcaatttatctaggattcattctaggaattcctcaagatatttcttcgaaaatttgtctggggatttctcccagaattcatccagaaattcctccacggattcctccagaaattcctacgagaattcctacAGTGATAGACTTTCGTTTAGCTAAAATATTTTAGACTTACAAATTTACGTTCCTTGTAAAGCAAGAAGGATATCACCCGATAAATTGCCGATTTTGAAGCAAGAATGCCAAATGATGATGGATATAGGCATCTTAACTCTTTCTTCGTGTACAGTGATACTTTCGTTTAGCTAAAATATTTTAGACTTACAAATTTACGTTCCTTGTAAAGCAAGAAGGATATCACCCGATAAATTGACGATTTTGAAGCAAGGCCAAATGGTGATGGATATAGGCATCTGCCGCCGTTcaccttcctcctggaatttctcaaggtttttttttcagaaattcctccccgaattcctctggagatttcaccagggatttctccaagagttcttccagagattgctccaagaggtcattcaggaattcctccagggattacgccaggaatttgtccagaagttcctcctggcatttctccaggattcagggatttctcaaagaattccttaaaggatttcttcagaaatttctctaagatttcctgcaggaattcctccaaaaaaatttctagagatttctcagaattcttccaggaatttctccagaagttcctccaaagaattctccttcaatttatctaggattcattctaggaattcctcaagatatttcttcgaaaatttgtctggggatttctcccagaattcatccagaaattcctccacggattcctccggaaattcctacgagaattcctacAGTGATAGACTTTCGTTTAGCTAAAATATTTTAGACTTACAAATTTACGTTGTTTGTAAAGCAAGAAGGATATCACCCGATAAATTGCCGATTTTGAAGCAAGAATGCCAAATGATGATGgatatacactgaacgaaaacccccgccgtacgaagaatgattcttcattcaatgcgTTACAGATCCGCAgaatctgaattttgaatgattttacaACAGAATGATTTCGCTGCCTTCAAATAAATTAAAATCATCTTGTTATAAAACTAAAATTTACACAATTTATGAATGATTTTTTGCTTGGGGTGTGTTGTGAATTATTATCGTCACAAAACTATCGGAAAGCATTTACTGCGGTGCctcataccgaaaatcattcaacCAGCAAACTGAAATCCACGCAACCAAACGAATGAATCATCATTCAGTCATGTGATCAATCGTCAAATCCATCgaatgattttcaaaacaaaaacgaTGGAGTTTTATTTATCTTCGGTATGACAGTAGTTTTGAAACAAGCTGCCAATATTTCTTGGTAATCCCATTACGAATATCATTCAATTGTGGGTTTCCCTTTCATTCTGCTGTTGGCGCGCTATTTGTACCCGCAAACAATGTTGGcggttgaagtattttttttactttgtagCGAAAAAGTCTCGCGATAGGGGAAATATTGAGTGCCAAATACTCCTTATGCCACAAGAATGGATTGCCTGTTGATTATTCTAACACTTTCCGGTAAGTTCCTCTTGATTATTTATTGGTATGCAATATTGATAATTGTTTCATATTTCATTCTTTTCAGAAAATCTCAGTGGGAAACCATTTCAAGTAGTACCAATTTGTGCAAGGAGGATTATGTCGTGGAAATGGCAGTGATGCTGCAGTGTTTAACACTCGGTTTAACATTTGGAATTAGTGGTAGTAAAATAAACAAAACTAAACAATATTTGTAGTACacattttctcataaattctggCAAAATCTAATATCACAACCGTTCCAAATAGTTTGAGTGAATATCCTTGTAAAAATCACTTCATTGGATTATTTCTCAAATTAGTTGGAATGGTTGTGATATTagtttttgccagaatgtttaaaaataataatcCAGAAATGAAAAACTCCCATATAAACAATATTTGGTTTCgtaattattttcatttattttgcatcCGCTTTATTGGATGACTTTTGAATGACCATCATCCTTTCctatatttgttttgattttgaattgtATGAGTATAATGCTTACTTTGAATGATTGTTATATCTCTTGTTTTGATTCTGTCAAATCGGCAATTGAATGATGGCCTTCTTCAAATCATCTTAtattaggcatggggctcggatgaagcaattttcattcaatttttggcGGGGATTTTTGTTCAGTGTAGGCATCTGCCGCCATTCAAGTTGCTTTTGGGCGAGTCCACTACTTATTGTTCTCTCCGaggtgaaccagcctagggctgtaTAAAGCCAGCAATAACATAGTGTTCCCAAAAAGGCTGGGCAGTTACGCTTTGTGGGAGACTAACGGTAGCTGAACAGTGTCACTGTGCCGGAAAAGTATCCGATCCCTCACATAAATACATGACCACCTCAACACTCTGCATGGTAAGTCAATATTCAGCACTATCGATCTTGAACGGGCTTACCATCAGATCATGGTAGTTGTAGAAGATGTAGCTAAGGCggctctccatttgaccttttgaaATTTACTAGGATGCAGCTTGGCCTGTGCAATTCAGGTTAAAAATTTCGAAGATTTATGTATAGAATCTTTGCAGAACTCGATTACGTTGTCGTCTTTATCGACGATATATGCGAAGCTTCGACGATCAACATATCCAACAAGTTTTTGATCGACTTAGATCAAATATTGCCTGGTGATCAATCTTCCAAAATGCCGTTTCGCTCAACAAGAAGTTGAATTTTTCGGTTACATTATCAGCAAAGATGGAATAAACCCGCTACCCAGTCGCAGTACAGCAATTCGCTCTACCAACGATAGTCGAAGATCTGCGAAGATTCCAGGCGGTATTATGGAGCCCAATCACTGGGAACAAAAACAAGTGATTCTAACTAAGCTAAAATTTCCctatttgaccaatgccaaatatttgaccactttcgatAGTTAAGGAGTACTGggcaaataaaaatatttgtcactctctgtgaggtgtgaatatagtttactgttattccccttgcgtgtccgtcccctagcaagcatcagtgacagccagcacacGGCGTCAGTGTGAACCTGTCTCATTGAGAAGAGGTGCTTTGGCGTATCAAGTCGCCCTCATCGTGTGGCTCcggattatgccaagtgattctactgtagttttctAAGATGGCGGGGAAATGATTGATCTGGGCAATATTcacactctcgaaaaacgaatagggacaaacagaggcAAACAacttgccaaaatttatctgtcacaagtggtcaaatatttggcgtctgggaaAAGAGTGTAAGAGCAGCTTTTGGTTGCAACTCGGAGAAGTTTTCATCGGGCAAACTCAACTACTCCGCCTTTGGTCGTGAACTATATGCAATGAAAATGGCTGTcaggcagtgttgggaatactcacttgcaaagagttatacGCACTTGCTACTATCGCAATTCAGAAGCATGCTGACAAAAAACAgtgtttgcagaacattgtagtTTTACATTGTACCGTGTaggcaccaaactttgcgcagtgccAAATATTGCGCATTTGGGTAATACGCACTCttttaaagcatttttttttcaacattcatATTTTTTACACTTGcccacagggatgggaacactcacttgcaaagagttacactcacttgctattttctcagctcagaagcgcgtaatcaagaaacgatgtatggacgacttttgccttgtggttttgtctaaaagtttgccgaatagagtagggatcgcacacgcatatcaaagtcgtgacagagctgtgaaagcgactctccacgaggtgagtgtaattgacattcacctcgtggagagttgccttcgcagatccctcacgacttcggtatacgtgtgcgacccctactctattcggcaaactattAGACAAAACCATtacgcaaaagtcgtccatacatcgtttcttgattgcacgcttttgagctgagaaaataacaagtgagtgtaactttttgcaagtgagtgttcccatccttgcatgCCCTCAATCACTAGCTCGTATTCCGTGGAAAAAAAGTTTGCATTATATATCTGCAAATTTGTTTAAcgaagtgcgcaaagttaggccctaggcgCGCAAAGTATAGTACGCTTACggcagtttttctaaaagtttgccgcataaagtaaaggtcgcacacACATGCCAAACTCGTGAGAGAGCTGCGAGTACGTGGAGAATATAAATTACATTAACTATTCTCACCTCGTGCTCACAACTCTCTCAAgattttggtatgcgtgtgccgcttttactttattcggcaaagttttagataaaacaatgtagggtaagtgtaccaattatggctatagcaccaattattcgccatagttgattttcaccctttaacgatatatatcaacaataaacaaaaatgtgaacaacagatcacgttcacaaaagatggttgcactcatttaaagtccatatattgctcaaattatggtagaaataaatcattttccttaaatattcggcttccttgcaccctttatcgccatagtgtaccaattatggctaatcccataagaaatgcatgcaaatagtgcgaaaaggaactgaagttaaaaaatgtagccataactggtacagggttcctatcattggcacacgctgtaataaatactaaaagtagttttggctccgtttttgtatttttcctgcAAAGTATGGACACTGAACTatcttttaaggacagacttgttagaatcccaaaatggccgccacaatggccgattttgggacctactcacgaatttgagggcacaaatctcttcataaagaaaaccagcgcatctgatcttcttattttaagcttattacaagtgagtaagaactgaataatgaaattcactgttgtttgaagcttgcttcttgagatttgtgcgtctgaagttt contains the following coding sequences:
- the LOC134286969 gene encoding homeobox protein 13-like, which codes for MSNGSHHHHQQQQQCSYLDDNSNQIQMGGNGSDADYSRKLHQQQQQQQQQQRATSSQHLHPFYHSASVNSNSNNSNHSSVGGYPSQSTSPYNNNNSNHSNHSGGGHHHSPSPVGAMGHMHQQQQHQQQQQHY